Below is a window of Synechococcus sp. RSCCF101 DNA.
CACCGCCCTGCGCCGGCGTTCCGGGCTCAGAAGTTTTGACGTGGACCCCGAAAACCGGTCCAGGGTGAATGAGAGTCCTCAACCGGCCAGACAGGGCCGGGGACTTCACCATGAAACGAATCCGTCACACTCCAGAGCAGATCATCCGCAAGCTCAAAACCGCCGAGCAGCTGATCGCCCAGGGCAAGACCGTCACCGAGGTCTGCCGCGTGATCGAGGTGACGCAGCCGACCTATCACCGCTGGCGTCAGCAGTACGGCGGCATGCAGGCCGAGGAGGCCAAGCGGCTGACTCAGCTGGAGAAGGAGAACGCTCGGCTCAAAAAGCTGCTGGCAGAGGCGGAACTGGAAAAGGCGATGCTCAAAGATCTTGCCGAGGGAAACTTCTGAGCCCGGAACGCCGGCGCAGGGCGGTGGTCGTCCTGCAGCAGCGTTACCGGGCATCGGAGCGGTTCACCTGCCGGGTTGTGGGTCAGAACCGCAGCACCCAACGCCATGGCGGCAGGGCCCCTGGGGTCGAGGAGACCAAGCTGCGGCACCGGCTGAGGGAGATCGCCGCTGAGCACATCCGCTGGGGCCGGCGGATGGCCCACCGCGTGCTGCGGCGCGAGGGCTGGAGCGTGAATCACAAGCGGGTGCAACGGATCTGGCGGGAGGAGGGTTTGCAGCGGCCCACCCCCAGAAAGCAGAAGCGGGCACGGCCAGCGGACGGCTCAGTGCGGCGCCACAGGGCCGAGCATCCCCACCAGGTGTGGGCCATGGACTTCCAGTTCGATGCCACGGCCGATGGCCGGCGGCTCAAGTTTCTGAACGTGATCGATGAGCACAGCCGCCTCTGCCTGGCCATCCGGGTGGGCAGGCGCTGCAAGGCCAGGGACGTGGTGGCCGTGCTGGAGGAACTCACCAGCCTCTACCCGGCACCGGCGTTCATCCGGTGCGACAACGGCCCTGAATTCATCGCCCACGCCTTACGGCGTTGGTGCAGGACCAGCGGCACGACAACGGCCACGATCGAGCCAGGTTCCCCGTGGCAGAACGGCTTTGCCGAGTCGTTCAACGGGAGATTCAGGGATGAGTTCCTCAACACCGAGCTGTTCACCACAGCCCCAGAAGCTCAGATCCTGGCCGACCGCTGGCGCTGGGAGTACAACTCCCTCAGGCCGCATTCGGCCCTCCAGGGGCGTACGCCCCTGGAGGCAGCTCAACAAGGAGCTGCTGCATGACCATGACCAACCACTCTCATAAGGCCTGGACCGATGAAGGGGGTCACGTCAGTTTCCCTCGGCAAGATCTTTGAGCATCGCCTTTTCCAGTTCCGCCTCTGCCAGCAGCTTTTTGAGCCGAGCGTTCTCCTTCTCCAGCTGAGTCAGCCGCTTGGCCTCCTCGGCCTGCATGCCGCCGTACTGCTGACGCCAGCGGTGATAGGTCGGCTGCGTCACCTCGATCACGCGGCAGACATCGGTGACGGTCTTGCCCTGGGCGATCAGCTGCTCGGCGGTTTTGAGCTTGCGGATGATCTGCTCTGGAGTGTGACGGATTCGTTTCATGGTGAAGTCCCCGGCCCTGTCTGGCCGGTTGAGGACTCTCATTCACCCTGGACCGGTTTCCGGGGTCCACGTCACTGGGATTTGATCCCCCTCGATCCCAGACCAGGGGCTCATTCAGGACGAGTTGGCCTGGGCCCAACGCGCAACAGGCTCCTAGAGCCGGACGTTCTCCTTCTCCAGCTGGGTGAGCCGTTTGGCCTCCTCGGCCTGCATCCCTCCAAACTGCTGCCGCCAGAGGTGGTAGGTCGGCTGCGTCACCTCGATCACGCGGCAGACCTCGGTGACGGTTTTGCCCTGGGCGATCAGCTGCTCGGCCGTTTACTGCTTCGCAAGAGCCTTCGGCTAGAGCTTGCGGATGATCTGCTCCGGCGTGTAACGGATTCGTTTCATGGTGCGGTCCTCGGTCCAGCCTGGCCGGCTGATGACTCTCATTTACCCTGGACCGATCTCCGGGGTCCACGTCAGGACCTGTCCAGAAAAACCAGACCACCTCAGGCCTTGCCTCCTTTCCACGAGGTACCTAAGTTAATGAATGCCCATAACTCAGGACAGAGCATTGGTTGATGCTCGGTTCAGCAAAGTGAAATCACTACTGTGAACAACTGCCTTGACCACCTCTTTAAGTATGTTGTACTTACGAATGAAGCCTCCTGCAGGTCTGAGCATCTTGTTGCGCAGCTATCGTCGGCTGTATGCGCAGATTCAATTAAGGTAATAAGCTCACCATTTGATCCCGATCAGTATCAGCTAGCCAGAAATGGAATTATTGATCTTTTCCCTTCCCACCTTATATCGGACAAGCTTTACTCATTTGAGCAGAGAATGTACTATCCCGGCACCCTTGGCTGCCAGTTAAACCATTGGCTCTCTGTGGTAGAGCTATTGAAAGATAGCTGTGAGTATTATGTGGTACTTGAAGATAATGCAGTTCTCGTTGATGACTTTAATGAGCGCATCCAGAATGTTATTCAAAGTCTATCTGATCAGTCTTGGGATATAATTCATCTATTTTCTACTCTGAGACGTGATCGCGAGGAGTTTATTCCAGGCATTTTTATCGGCTGTGACGAATGGGGGACTGCCAAAGCTCATCTCATTAGCAAGAGGTATGCAATGGCGATGGTGACCAGGCTTCCCTTCCATGAGGTGGCAGATGGTATCTCGATGATTCCCAGCATGCCATGGATGAAAACCAACTTGATCTCATATGTTACGTATCCTTATGTCGCAGGGAAATCCCGTTCTCTTAAGCCAGCCCGAGTCGCAAGCGATAATAAGTACTTAAGAAAAATCAATGAAATTATAAGGCTTGAGGACACAGCCTTATATTACCTGAAGGCTTTGAAGTCTAATGGCCTGCAAAATCCGCCGCCGGCCTTGTGTCATCGAGATCCTTGCGATCTCTTTTTAGCCCGCGAAATGTTCTTGCTCGGGTCAGGATCCAATGGAACCATCACTGTTCATCCAGTCACAAGAAGGGAGTCAGGGGCGATATTGAAAGAGTTTAGCATCCTGCCTCCGCCCCATGATATATTAATCCAGCCTATTCGCCATGAATGCTTGAAGATTGTGACAGAAGAAGGCCTGTGTCTTGCCTATGACGCGGAGAGTGCTGTTGAGGTGTCTATGCACGGCGTTCCGAAGACAGTCGTATGGATTCCTAAGGATATACGTCTTCCAGAAAATGCTATTTCATGCCACTTCAAAAGCCATCCTTCTCTTTCAAGGGCTCTTAGGTTCGCAGTCTGAACAGGCTCTATCTGTGTGCGTGTGTCAGGGGATCATCTTCCTGTCTTCGACTTGCAATTCGCCCATCAGCTCATGCATCTTGCATGTTGTTCGTTAGTCAGGTGAGCCATGGATACAATCTGAAGCGAATGCGCTAAGCTTTCCATTTCATCATTGTGGGTTTCCCTCGATTTCGTGGACAGGTCTCAGGGGTTCACAGGAGTGAGTGTACGGGCAGCGATGAACTGCTGCTCGTAGTCGATCGGACTGAGGTAACCGATCGTTGAATGACGGCGCTCGCGGTCGTAGTAACCCTCGATCCAGAAGGCCAGATCACGCTGCAGCTGCTGGGGCGTGATCAACGCGTCTCGATTGTCATCGAGATCTAGTTCCAGTTTCAGGGTGGAGAAAAAGCTCTCAACCACGGCATTGTCCCAACAACAGCCCTTGGCGGACATGCTGCGCTGATCTCATGCTTGCTGAGAAGGGCGAGATAGTCGCTGGCCCGGTACTGGCTGCCCTGTGAGGTGGACTGGTTTTTCTGGACAGCTCCCATCGTTAACCTCCGAGGCGGGGCACCGCCCCTGAGAAGGGGCTCCCACCAATGAGCAAGCGCCGAACCCACAGCCCTGAGTTCAAGGCCCAAGGAGCGTGTCGCGCATAGATCGCGTCCATCCTCTCCAGAGACGCCCCTAAATCCGCCCAGATCGCTGTTGCCGCAATCGATCTGGGCGCGACAATGGGGCATGAGCAAGACCTTCCGCCCCTGGAACCCCGAGCAGACGCTGCTGTTGCCGCCCTCACCGGTGGATTGGCTGCCGGAGAACCATCTGGTGTTCTTCCTGCTCGATCTCATCGTTGAGCTGGATCTGGGCGAGATCCACGTCTACTACGACCAGAAGGATCCTCGTGGTGAGAAGGCGTACGACCCGCAGATGATGGTGGTGTTACTCCTGTACTCCTACTGCGTCGGCCTGCCCAGCTAGCGCAAGATCGAGAGGGCCTGCTGGGAGGACGCGGCTTTCCGGGTGCTGACCGGCAACCAGCAACCGGATCACAGCCGGATCAGCGACTTCCGTCGCCGCCACCTGGGCGCACTGGCCGGACTGTTTGTCCAGGTGCTCAAGGTCTGCCAGAAGGCGGGGTTGGTGAGCCTGGGCCATGTGGCGCTGGATGGCACCAAACTCCGGGCCAATGCCAGCAAACACAAGGCCATGAGCCACGAGCGGATGCTCAAGTCCGAGCGGCAGCTGGAGGGTGAGATGCGGGCGCTGCTGCGCAAGGCCGAGCTGATCGACGCCCAGGAGGACGGCCAGTACGGCAAGGGCAAACGAGGTGATGAGCTGCCCGAGGAACTGCAGCGGCGCTCCAGCCGTCTGGAGTGGATCCGCAAGGCCAAGGCGGAGCTGGAAGCAGAGGCCGCAGCCGCCAAGGCCCGTCAGCGTGAGGAGCAGGCTGAGGTCGCCGAGCAGGAGGCGGCAGAAGCGCAGGCCAGTGGTGATGAGCAGCGCAGCAAGCGAGCAGCCCGCCGGGCCCGTGGTGTTCGCAAGCGCGCCGATGACGCCCAGAAGCTGGCGATGGAGAAGGCAGAGGCCTCAGGCCTGGAGCTGAGCACCGTTGCCACTCCTGCTGAGAGCGATGCGCTGCCGATGCCAGCCCGCACACTCCCTACCGACGCAGCCGGCAACCCCAAGCCTTCTGCCCAGAGGAACTTCACCGACCCCGACAGCCACATCCTCAAAAGCGGTGACGGCTGGATCCAGGGCTACAACTGCCAGGCTGCAGTCGATGGTGATCACCAGGTAATCGTGGCGATCGGTGTGAGCAACCAGGCCAGCGATGCGGTGCACCTACTGCCCATGCTGGAGCGGATCCAGGCGAATACCGGCCAGCAGCCTGACGTGTTCATCGCGGATGCGGGTTGACGTGACCCCCTTTATCGGTCCAGGCCTTATGAGAGTGGTTGGTCATGGTCATGCAGCAGCTCCTTGTTGAGCTGCCTCCAGGGGCGTACGCCCCTGGAGGGCCGAATGCGGCCTGAGGGAGTTGTACTCCCAGCGCCAGCGGTCGGCCAGGATCTGAGCTTCTGGGGCTGTGGTGAACAGCTCGGTGTTGAGGAACTCATCCCTGAATCTCCCGTTGAACGACTCGGCAAAGCCGTTCTGCCACGGGGAACCTGGCTCGATCGTGGCCGTTGTCGTGCCGCTGGTCCTGCACCAACGCCGTAAGGCGTGGGCGATGAATTCAGGGCCGTTGTCGCACCGGATGAACGCCGGTGCCGGGTAGAGGCTGGTGAGTTCCTCCAGCACGGCCACCACGTCCCTGGCCTTGCAACGCCTGCCCACCCGGATGGCCAGGCAGAGGCGGCTGTGCTCATCGATCACGTTCAGGAACTTGAGCCGCCGGCCATCGGCCGTGGCATCGAACTGGAAGTCCATGGCCCACACCTGGTGGGGATGCTCGGCCTGATGGCGACGCACTGAGCCGTCCGCTGGCCGTGCCCGCTTCTGCTTTCTGGGGGTGGGCCGCTGCAAACCCTCCTCCCGCCAGATCCGTTGCACCCGCTTGTGATTCACGCTCCAGCCCTCGCGCCGCAGCACGCGGTGGGCCATCCGCCGGCCCCAGCGGATGTGCTCAGCGGCGATCTCCCTCAGCCGGTGCCGCAGCTTGGTCTCCTCGACCCCAGGGGCCCTGCCGCCATGGCGTTGGGTGCTGCGGTTCTGACCCACAACCCGGCAGGTGAACCGCTCCGATGCCCGGTAACGCTGCTGCAGGACGACCACCGCCCTGCGCCGGCGTTCCGGGCTCAGAAGTTTCCCTCGGCAAGATCTTTGAGCATCGCCTTTTCCAGTTCCGCCTCTGCCAGCAGCTTTTTGAGCCGAGCGTTCTCCTTCTCCAGCTGAGTCAGCCGCTTGGCCTCCTCGGCCTGCATGCCGCCGTACTGCTGACGCCAGCGGTGATAGGTCGGCTGCGTCACCTCGATCACGCGGCAGACCTCGGTGACGGTCTTGCCCTGGGCGATCAGCTGCTCTGCAGTCTTGAGCTTGCGGATGATCTGCTCTGGAGTGTGACGGATTCGTTTCATGGTGAAGTCCCCGGCCCAGTCTGGCCGGTTGAGGACTCTCATTCACCCTGGACCGGTTTCCGGGGTCCACGTCAGGGTTACTGCAGCACCGCCAATCTGGAAGCCTGCGAGGAGAGGGGACTCAACGCCCATATCTCCACGAGCCGGCAGCAGCACGGGCACCGGCCAAGACCATCACGGGGTCGAGCGCCCAAGGATCTCGATGCCCGAGGGCGCATGGATCGCAAGCTGCGTTCCGTGAGCGGCCAGGCGATCTACGCCCTACGCAAGACGGTGGTCGAACCCGTGTTTGGACAGATCAAAGGAGCCAGGCGGTTGGATCGCTTCCGGTTGCGAGGGCTTGAGAAGGTGAACGGGGAGTGGACACTGATGGCCACCACCCACAACATCCTCAAGCTGTTCAGGGCATCGCTGGCAACGGCCTGAGGGCCTGGTTCAGATCGCCACGGCTGCGATCGGGTAGTTCCGGAATCCCCGGAGCTCAACCACTGCCGCCGGGCCACGGTGCAACTTGCGACACGCTCCTAGCCGAAGGCTTCCGCTTGCGGTAGGTCGTCATGGAGGCGATCAGCGGCCGCAAGACGATCCAGGAGATCGCCGCAGACCACGCGATTCACCCGATCCAGGTGAGCCAGTGGAAGAAGCAGCTCCTGGACGGGGCGAGCGACCTGTTCACCAGGGGCTAGAAGAGCAAGGACAAGGAGGACGGTCAGGCCAGAGAGGCGCAGCTGTTCCAGCAGATCGGCCGCCTGCAGATGGTGCTGGAGTGGCTCAGAAAAAGTCTCAGCTCCTGTGAGGCTCATGAAGTCCGCAGCCTCGTCGATCATGACCACCGCCGGCTCAGCATCAGCCGGCAGTGTGCCCTGCTGGGTCTCCCTCAGGGCTGATTCAAAGTTCTACGCCATCGTTCCCCCTGGTGGCCTCCTGACCATCGCCAGCAGCGCGGTGATGTCGTGCATCACGACCTGGAGTCCCTCGCGGACGAAGCGAAATCCAGCCAGCCGCAACATGTTGAGAGCGGCGGTGCGCAGCGTGGCCATCACTCCGGCGCCATTGCCGCCGTAGCGGTGGTTGTCTTCTCTGAGCTGGGTGTCCCGGATCCAGTGCCAGCTTTCCAGGCTCCAGCGGTCACGGACCAGTTGCAGCAGGGCTTTTGGAGGGGTGCGCAGACTGGTGATGAACCGGTGGGTGGCCTGAAACGGCTTGCCCTGGCGGGAGCCGGTGGCGCTCACCTCCACGATCCAGGCACTGCCGGGCCAGTTCTCCTTGATGTGAGCGGGTGCCTCTTTCGCCCGGATGCTCCAGGTGATGTCACGGCCATGGCCAAGCTCGTGATCCGTTGCGGTGAAAGGGATCCGGCGCTTCCCCTGGAATTGGCTGCGGATCTGACGATGCAGCGTCCGCTGGTTGGCTTTGACCGTCAGCAGGAAGTCGGCTCCCTGCTCCTGGAGCTGCCGAAAAACGGTTTCTGCGTGTGGAGTGCGTCGGCCTGAACCAGCACACCGCCGAGGTCGAGCTCTCCAAGCAGCCTCCTGAGGACAGCCCGCTCGTGGTCCTCGCCTGTGGCGGTGCAGGTCTGAGCAATCGCCACGCCCAGGGCCGCGGAGTAGAGCGTCACCTGGGCAATGAACGCCGAGCCACCGCCAGCGGTGGGTTCTGCCGAGCCCCGCAACGTCTTGCCGTCACACACCAGCTGATCGAGATCGGCCGCACCATCAGGGATCTGAGCGATCGTCCAGTCGCGAATGGCATCGCAGACGGCCGTGACATCCACCTGCAGGAAGAAGTAGCGGAAGGCGGAATCAGACGGTGGGCGCCGCAGTTCGATCCCAAGCGCCTCGATGAGAACAGCGTGATGGCGCCGGGCAAAGCGCTCCAGATCCCGGAGGCTCTCGCACCGGCTCAGGATTCCGAGAACCGCCACCAGGAGCAGGTACCAGGCAGGGATGCGAACGCCCCGTCGCATGCGGGCATCAGGAATAGCCCGGAGGTAGGTGATCAGGTCGAGATCAGTTGCGTCAGAGGCGATCTGGGGCACGGAGACGGAGCGATCCCGCTGACCTCAGCCCATGCTGGCAGCCGTGGCAAGGATTGCTGTGCCGAACTTTGAATCAGCCCTGGGGTCTCCCTCGATCCACGCTCTACTACCGCCCTGCTCCGGTCCGTTCGTCGACGCTACGGATCATGGCCAGGATTGATGCCCTCTACCTGGAGGATCCCTGCAGCGGCAGCCGACGGATGGTGGCCTATCTGGCCAGGGAAGGGATCCCGATCAGCCGTGACCGCGTGCGAAACCTCATGCGCCGCATGGGTTTACGGGCGATCTACCAGAGACCTCGAACCACGATTCCAGGCGAGCCATCGGAGCGATTCCCCTGCCTGGTGGACATCGATGAGATCCACGCCGTGGACCAGGTCTGGGCCACCGATTTCACCTACATCCCGCTGCGTAAGGGCTTTCTCTACCTGGTGGCGATCATGGATCTCCACTCACGCCACGTGCTCAGCTGGAGGCTTTCCAACAGCCTTGAGACGGAGTTCTGCATGGATGCCCTGGAGATGGCCCTCTCCGGTGGTCGAAAGCCAGAGGTCTTCCATTCCGATCAGGGCTGCCAGTTCACGTCTGCCGAGTTCGTCGGCAGGCTGCAGAAGGTGAGCATCAGGATCAGCTGGTCCGGCAGGAAGCGTTGCTACGACAACATCCTGGTCGAGCGACTCTGGAGGACGCTCAAATATGAGGAGGTCTATCTACACGCCTACAGCGATGGCTGGGAAGCAGAAGTCAGCCTGGCCCGCTTCCTGTGGAGGTACTGCCATGTGAGACCCCACAGTGCTCTGGGAGGCAGAACTCCCAATCAGGTCTACACTGAGACTCAACCCTGTTCCTCCCGTCCAGGGTTAACGATGTCAGGCGCCAACACTGTCCAAAAAAAGGCACCCACCTCAGGGCGGTCCGCTCGATGGCGGCGACCAGCTTCGATCCCGCATCCGCGCCCTGCTCCAGGGGGATCCAGAGTCTGCGCACGACGATCCTAAGCGTCCCAAAGGCGCCCTCACCTTCCGCCGCGAGGCCACCATGCAGGCCGATCGCCAGCCGCTCACGGTGTGGATCGATGCCAACGGCCTCTCCTGGGCCCTGGCGGCCGATCTGCTGGCCCGCTATGGGATTCCATACCTCTGGGATGCCAGCCTCCGCCGCATCCTCATCGGTGCCCTCGATGTGGCCCCCGCCTACCGGGAGGATGCGATCCAGGACTCCATCGGCTGGCCCCTGTTCGAGATGAGCCTCCAGAGCGCCACCGCGCCGGTGATCCTGCGGGGCATCCTTCGCCCGCAGGCGGCTGGGCAACCGGCCCGGGCCTGGTGCCGTGTGCTCGAATTCGCCGAAGAGTTCGGCATCAGCGTGCGTTTCGATCCCTTCACCCTCCTCGCCCGTCGGGGCGGCTGAACCGAGGCAGGCCCATGGATGTGGTGGTGGTGGTCGACAGCGAGCGCATCAGCCTGGCGGCGCTGCTGGCCGCCCTGGTGGCCTGCCGCACCTTCCCCGAAAGCCGCTACCACTTCGCCGCCCCCAGTGGCTGCCCCTTCTGGCGCCAGGACGCCCTGCGCGGCCTCGCCGCCGATCTGGCCATCCCCCTGCTGGAGATCCCCACCCCCGCCCTGCAGGTGGAGGGCCGCCCCTACCGCATCCTCAACAAGGTGCAGGCCCTGGCGGCCTTCGGGGCGCGGCCTGCCCTGCTCACCGATTCCGATCTCTTCTTCCACCGGCCCCTGCCGGCCGAATACCTCACCTGGCGGGCCTGCCCCGCCGCCGTGCCCGAGCACGGCCAGATCGAGCTGCCCTGGCAGCGCCTCTACGAGGCCTGCGGCCTGCCCCAGCCCCAGCTGCGCCAGCTCTGCGGCAGCGGCGCCGCCTCCCGTCCCTGGTTCAACGCCGGCCTGGTGGCCGCCCCGGATGCCGCCGCCCTCGGCCGCGCCTGGCTGGAGATGGCCGAGCGCGTGAACCACCTGGAGTGGGTGCCGCGGCGCTTTCCCTACCTCGATCAGATCGCCCTGCCCCTGGCCATGGCCTCCCTCGCACCCCAGGGCACTCTCACGGCGGCGAGCGTGCTCGATGGCCGCCTCAACCAGAACCTCTTCCACTGGCAGAAGGATCAGAGCTACGTGGGCAATGGCATCGGCCTGCACCACCACGGCCGCCTCTCCCTCGTGCAGCGCTACCTGCCCGGCCTGCTGCCCTGGGCGGCCTCCGTGCACCCCCAGGCCCGATCGATCATCGATCGCTACGCCGCCTACGAGGAAGCCCCCTCGAACGGCTGATCTCTCTTTGATTCTGTGACGCTGTTGTGCCGTCATCAGCCCCCGCGTGGTGGGATGGCGCAGTTCCAAGCCGCGGCCGTTGCTCACCCTGCTCCACCTGCACGGCTTCAAGTGCGCCGGCAGCACCCTGATCTGGGCGCTTGAGCACAGCACCCGAGGCACCCTGCTGCAGGTGGAATCACCCGGCCCCGGCGACCGGCTCGACTGGCACCTGCTGGAGCAGCACCTGGCCGCCCACCCCGGGATCTCAGAGGACGGCCGCACCACGGCCGCCAGCTCCCACCTGATCACCCTGCCGCCGCCCGGCCGCCTGGCCCGGCTGCATGTGGCCCTGCTGCGCCGGCCCCTGGCCCGCATCCTCTCGGCCTACCGCTTCCAGCGGGAGGTGCAGCACTCCACCAGCGCCTCCAGCTTCGCCGACTACGTGAACGGCCTGGTGCGCACCTCCCTGGCCAACTACCAGACCCGCCACCTCTCGCCCCAGGAACCGATCGAC
It encodes the following:
- a CDS encoding transposase family protein, which produces MPQIASDATDLDLITYLRAIPDARMRRGVRIPAWYLLLVAVLGILSRCESLRDLERFARRHHAVLIEALGIELRRPPSDSAFRYFFLQVDVTAVCDAIRDWTIAQIPDGAADLDQLVCDGKTLRGSAEPTAGGGSAFIAQVTLYSAALGVAIAQTCTATGEDHERAVLRRLLGELDLGGVLVQADALHTQKPFFGSSRSREPTSC
- a CDS encoding IS3 family transposase, which gives rise to MNQPWGLPRSTLYYRPAPVRSSTLRIMARIDALYLEDPCSGSRRMVAYLAREGIPISRDRVRNLMRRMGLRAIYQRPRTTIPGEPSERFPCLVDIDEIHAVDQVWATDFTYIPLRKGFLYLVAIMDLHSRHVLSWRLSNSLETEFCMDALEMALSGGRKPEVFHSDQGCQFTSAEFVGRLQKVSIRISWSGRKRCYDNILVERLWRTLKYEEVYLHAYSDGWEAEVSLARFLWRYCHVRPHSALGGRTPNQVYTETQPCSSRPGLTMSGANTVQKKAPTSGRSARWRRPASIPHPRPAPGGSRVCARRS
- a CDS encoding transposase, which produces MTDSFHGEVPGPVWPVEDSHSPWTGFRGPRQGYCSTANLEACEERGLNAHISTSRQQHGHRPRPSRGRAPKDLDARGRMDRKLRSVSGQAIYALRKTVVEPVFGQIKGARRLDRFRLRGLEKVNGEWTLMATTHNILKLFRASLATA
- a CDS encoding IS3 family transposase (programmed frameshift) — translated: MKRIRHTPEQIIRKLKTAEQLIAQGKTVTEVCRVIEVTQPTYHRWRQQYGGMQAEEAKRLTQLEKENARLKKLLAEAELEKAMLKDLGRGKLLSPERRRRAVVVLQQRYRASERFTCRVVGQNRSTQRHGGRAPGVEETKLRHRLREIAAEHIRWGRRMAHRVLRREGWSVNHKRVQRIWREEGLQRPTPRKQKRARPADGSVRRHQAEHPHQVWAMDFQFDATADGRRLKFLNVIDEHSRLCLAIRVGRRCKARDVVAVLEELTSLYPAPAFIRCDNGPEFIAHALRRWCRTSGTTTATIEPGSPWQNGFAESFNGRFRDEFLNTELFTTAPEAQILADRWRWEYNSLRPHSALQGRTPLEAAQQGAAA
- a CDS encoding ISAs1 family transposase, producing the protein MLTVKANQRTLHRQIRSQFQGKRRIPFTATDHELGHGRDITWSIRAKEAPAHIKENWPGSAWIVEVSATGSRQGKPFQATHRFITSLRTPPKALLQLVRDRWSLESWHWIRDTQLREDNHRYGGNGAGVMATLRTAALNMLRLAGFRFVREGLQVVMHDITALLAMVRRPPGGTMA
- a CDS encoding transposase, with the translated sequence MLTGNQQPDHSRISDFRRRHLGALAGLFVQVLKVCQKAGLVSLGHVALDGTKLRANASKHKAMSHERMLKSERQLEGEMRALLRKAELIDAQEDGQYGKGKRGDELPEELQRRSSRLEWIRKAKAELEAEAAAAKARQREEQAEVAEQEAAEAQASGDEQRSKRAARRARGVRKRADDAQKLAMEKAEASGLELSTVATPAESDALPMPARTLPTDAAGNPKPSAQRNFTDPDSHILKSGDGWIQGYNCQAAVDGDHQVIVAIGVSNQASDAVHLLPMLERIQANTGQQPDVFIADAG
- a CDS encoding IS3 family transposase; this encodes MVESFFSTLKLELDLDDNRDALITPQQLQRDLAFWIEGYYDRERRHSTIGYLSPIDYEQQFIAARTLTPVNP
- a CDS encoding transposase, with translation MTQPTYHLWRQQFGGMQAEEAKRLTQLEKENVRL
- a CDS encoding IS3 family transposase (programmed frameshift), giving the protein MKRIRHTPEQIIRKLKTAEQLIAQGKTVTEVCRVIEVTQPTYHRWRQQYGGMQAEEAKRLTQLEKENARLKKLLAEAELEKAMLKDLGRGKLLSPERRRRAVVVLQQRYRASERFTCRVVGQNRSTQRHGGRAPGVEETKLRHRLREIAAEHIRWGRRMAHRVLRREGWSVNHKRVQRIWREEGLQRPTPRKQKRARPADGSVRRHRAEHPHQVWAMDFQFDATADGRRLKFLNVIDEHSRLCLAIRVGRRCKARDVVAVLEELTSLYPAPAFIRCDNGPEFIAHALRRWCRTSGTTTATIEPGSPWQNGFAESFNGRFRDEFLNTELFTTAPEAQILADRWRWEYNSLRPHSALQGRTPLEAAQQGAAA